The DNA region TGGCAAGAAGCCCGGCGAGGAAACCCACCCCCAGGGCGACGATGGCAAAAATCGCCACAAAGCGGCTGAAACTACCCCGTATTTCCCGGAGTATGGTTTTAATATAGGTCTTGCCGAAGGGCCGCATTACCACTCAATCTGTTCCACCGGCAGGGGGCTCGCATTCCGGTGGATTTTGATAATTTGTCCGTTTTTAAGCTCAATCACCCGGTCCGCCATGCCCGCAATGGCCAGGTTATGGGTGATCACGATAACTGTCTTCCCGTTTTCCCCGCAACAATCCTGGAGCAGCCTGAGTATGTGTTTCCCCGTCTCATAGTCCAGGGCGCCGGTGGGTTCATCGCAGAGCAGTATCCGGGGGTTTTTCGCCAGAGCACGGGCCACGGCGACCCGCTGCTGTTCCCCCCCGGAAAGCTGGCCCGGGAAATTGCCCATCCGTTCCCCCAAGCCCACCGCCGTCAGGGTTTCCCCGGGGTCCCGGCTTGCCTCACATATTTCCGAGGCAAGTTCCACGTTTTCCAGGGCCGTAAGGTTCTGGATCAGGTTGTAAAACTGAAAAACAAATCCCACATCGTAACGGCGGTAATCGGTGAGCTGCCGCTCGTTTAGGGCGCTGATCTCCCGGCCGTCCAGGAGTATTACCCCTTCGTCACAGGAATCCATACCCCCCAGCATATTGAGGAGGGTGGTTTTTCCTGCCCCGCTGGGTCCCAGGATGACGCAGAATTCGCCCTTCTCAATCTCAAAATTGAGATGATCCGCCGCTGCTATCCTGATTTCCCCCATGGTGTAGTATTTGCATACCCCCCGAAATTCTACATATCCCACGGAAAACCCCTAAATATGCCAACAAATTCAGCTTGCAAAGTCTTTTAAAGTATACTATCGGTATTTTACCGGTTTTTCTATATTGCCACAGAGTGCCCGGATAGTACAGAATAGAAAAATGCCGGGAGCATAGCTTGATAAAAAAGGTCCGCGTCCTCAGTATCCTGATTCTTCTCCTCCTGATGCCGGTCATCCCCGTTTTTGCCCAGCTGGGTGGCTTGCCCATGGATAACGACAACCTTACCATCCGGGTCAGCGTCATGGGTCCC from Treponema primitia ZAS-2 includes:
- a CDS encoding ABC transporter ATP-binding protein, producing the protein MGYVEFRGVCKYYTMGEIRIAAADHLNFEIEKGEFCVILGPSGAGKTTLLNMLGGMDSCDEGVILLDGREISALNERQLTDYRRYDVGFVFQFYNLIQNLTALENVELASEICEASRDPGETLTAVGLGERMGNFPGQLSGGEQQRVAVARALAKNPRILLCDEPTGALDYETGKHILRLLQDCCGENGKTVIVITHNLAIAGMADRVIELKNGQIIKIHRNASPLPVEQIEW